Below is a window of Candidatus Spechtbacterales bacterium DNA.
TAGAAAAAAGAAAAAAACTCAAAGACTTGCTCGTTATTGGAATAACGGGAAGTTACGGAAAAAGCAGTATGAAAGATATTCTTTTTGGGATACTAAGCGAAGAATTTAATGTTCTAAAAACACCGGAGAATATAAATGTAGACATTGGCATTGCAAGAGTGATTCTAAAAAACCTAAATCAAAATCATGATATTTTTATAGCTGAAATGGGTGCCTACAGGAAAGGGGAAATAGCCAAAAGCGCGGAGATGGTAAAGCCTCAAATAGGAGTTTTAACAGGCCTTAACCAGCAGCACCTCTCTCTTTTTGGCAGTATGGATAACATTAAAGAGGCAAAATATGAACTCATAGAATCCTTGGGGGGGAAGGGATTGGCTGTGTTCAATGGAGATAACGAGATTGTGAGAGAACTTTCCCGTAAACACAAGGGGCCAAAAAGAATTTACGCCGTTGACCCGCTCGTTGACCAGATAGACCAAAAAATAATGGTAGAACACATAAAAAACACGTCCGCGGGGTTGGAAATTAAAATACATGAAAAAGATGGGGCGGAAGAAGTTCTAAAAACACCGCTTCTGGGCAGACACAACGCAATCAACATACTGGGAGCTGTAACAGTCGCAAGAGAGCTTGGAATGGGCTACAAATCAATAAAAGCCGCGCTCGTAAAGTTGCAACCTCCTTCGCACACACTAAAAATTAAAAAAGGCATAAAAGACTCTGTTATAATAGACGACACTTATTCTGCAAATCTAAACGGAGTACTCGCAGCGCTTGATGTTCTGGCAACAATAAAGGGAAGACAAAAACTATTTATACTCCAACCGTTAATAGAGCTTGGGGCAGAAGCGGAAAAAGTCCACCAAAAAATAGCGGCAAGAGCGGCAGAGGTTTGTAACTGGTGTATTATAACAAGTCGGGATAATTTTTCTGTATTCTACAAGGAGGCATTAGATAACGGAATGAGCAAAGACGCTATATTTTGCATACCAAATTCACGCGAAGCCC
It encodes the following:
- the murF gene encoding UDP-N-acetylmuramoyl-tripeptide--D-alanyl-D-alanine ligase; translation: MKVLTVTTLALWGIVTIKNILFWTYLWQIKEYRLDRMKVHFELASSKKLILNKRTIWLVALLVLLLIPHDLTNTLTVVGLLLFYGFFATRGIQQWQNKTLKTPKRTLHATIIVFFSLFLYATVSTSFFLFAEEFLLLWVIAGDILAPLFIFLSVSLFQPAFSYMKNRFIKKAVEKRKKLKDLLVIGITGSYGKSSMKDILFGILSEEFNVLKTPENINVDIGIARVILKNLNQNHDIFIAEMGAYRKGEIAKSAEMVKPQIGVLTGLNQQHLSLFGSMDNIKEAKYELIESLGGKGLAVFNGDNEIVRELSRKHKGPKRIYAVDPLVDQIDQKIMVEHIKNTSAGLEIKIHEKDGAEEVLKTPLLGRHNAINILGAVTVARELGMGYKSIKAALVKLQPPSHTLKIKKGIKDSVIIDDTYSANLNGVLAALDVLATIKGRQKLFILQPLIELGAEAEKVHQKIAARAAEVCNWCIITSRDNFSVFYKEALDNGMSKDAIFCIPNSREALRKAQELTDKDDVILLENRIHPSIIEGLMLHKE